The following are from one region of the Roseobacter fucihabitans genome:
- a CDS encoding UTP--glucose-1-phosphate uridylyltransferase, whose amino-acid sequence MKRKVTKAIFPVAGMGTRFLPATKSVPKEIMTLVDRPLIQYAIDEARAAGIKEFIFVTSRGKGALEDYFDHAPQLEQTLEEKGKTELLEILKSTNMESGAIAYMRQHRALGLGHAVWCARRLIADEPFAVILPDDVISAEKPCLQQMVEAYAETGGNMVAAMEVPVEKPKAEEAPSNLAVIGRYILSPGVLTNLNKMKSGAGGEIQLTDAIATEINKNKDVYGYRFRGQRFDCGSKSGFLQATVAFGLQRKELHDDLWDYLNETVNMGKAAE is encoded by the coding sequence ATGAAACGTAAAGTGACGAAAGCCATCTTCCCGGTTGCGGGCATGGGCACAAGATTTCTTCCGGCTACGAAATCGGTGCCAAAGGAAATCATGACGTTGGTGGATCGCCCTTTGATTCAATATGCGATTGACGAGGCGCGCGCGGCAGGCATCAAGGAATTCATTTTTGTTACGTCCCGTGGCAAGGGTGCCTTGGAAGATTATTTCGATCATGCACCCCAACTTGAGCAAACTCTTGAAGAAAAGGGAAAAACTGAACTTCTGGAGATTCTTAAGAGCACTAATATGGAGAGTGGTGCGATCGCCTATATGCGCCAGCACAGAGCCTTGGGTCTTGGTCATGCGGTGTGGTGCGCGCGCCGTCTGATTGCGGATGAACCCTTTGCTGTTATCTTGCCGGACGATGTGATTTCCGCGGAAAAACCCTGTCTGCAACAGATGGTTGAAGCCTATGCGGAGACCGGCGGAAACATGGTAGCGGCCATGGAAGTTCCGGTCGAAAAGCCCAAAGCTGAAGAGGCCCCTTCAAACCTGGCTGTAATCGGGCGCTACATTTTGTCGCCTGGGGTATTGACCAATCTGAATAAAATGAAATCCGGTGCGGGCGGTGAGATCCAGTTGACGGATGCCATCGCAACCGAAATCAACAAGAACAAGGATGTTTACGGCTACCGGTTCAGGGGGCAGCGGTTTGATTGCGGGTCCAAATCGGGCTTCTTGCAGGCGACCGTGGCATTTGGCCTTCAACGTAAAGAATTGCATGATGACCTGTGGGACTATCTGAACGAGACGGTCAACATGGGCAAAGCGGCTGAGTAA
- a CDS encoding 3-deoxy-manno-octulosonate cytidylyltransferase, translated as MSVLIIIPARFASSRYPGKPLAELRGASGQSRSLIERSWQAAQAVKGVDRVVIATDDTRIQTASEAFGAEVVMTSPDCTNGTERCAQAHEVLGGGYDVIVNLQGDAPLTPHWFIEDLVSGLNDAPGAEIATPVLRCDGMTLNGLLNDRKAGRVGGTTAVFAQNRQAMYFSKEVIPFTSQPYGAQEGTPVFHHVGVYAYRPEALAAYPSWPVGPLEKLEGLEQLRFMENGRSVLCVEVASKGRQFWELNNPEDVPKIEKMMLDMGLD; from the coding sequence ATGTCGGTCCTGATCATCATTCCCGCGCGTTTTGCGTCCAGCCGGTATCCCGGAAAACCGCTGGCCGAATTGCGCGGAGCATCGGGCCAATCACGCAGCCTGATCGAACGCAGCTGGCAGGCGGCGCAGGCGGTCAAGGGCGTGGACCGCGTGGTCATTGCGACCGATGATACGCGCATTCAAACAGCGTCGGAGGCTTTTGGTGCGGAGGTTGTCATGACCTCACCCGATTGCACCAATGGCACCGAGCGATGTGCCCAGGCGCATGAAGTATTGGGCGGCGGTTATGATGTCATCGTGAATCTGCAAGGCGATGCGCCTTTGACGCCCCATTGGTTCATAGAAGATCTCGTATCGGGGCTGAACGACGCACCGGGCGCGGAAATTGCCACGCCGGTTTTGCGCTGTGACGGGATGACGCTCAATGGTTTGCTGAACGATCGCAAAGCGGGACGTGTGGGCGGAACGACGGCTGTTTTTGCGCAAAACCGACAGGCGATGTATTTCTCGAAAGAGGTCATTCCCTTTACCTCGCAGCCCTACGGTGCACAGGAGGGTACACCTGTGTTTCACCATGTGGGTGTCTATGCATACCGTCCCGAGGCGCTGGCGGCCTATCCATCCTGGCCTGTTGGGCCGCTTGAAAAGCTCGAAGGGCTTGAGCAGTTGCGGTTCATGGAAAACGGCCGTTCGGTCCTATGTGTGGAAGTTGCCTCCAAGGGGCGGCAGTTCTGGGAATTGAATAACCCCGAAGACGTTCCCAAAATCGAAAAAATGATGCTGGATATGGGGCTGGATTGA